Proteins found in one Thalassomonas actiniarum genomic segment:
- a CDS encoding winged helix-turn-helix domain-containing protein, with amino-acid sequence MSEVYIGEFRVNINRSEIIHQQTVLTLEPKVLKVLLLLANKPGEIVSHQELLAQVWPDVVVEANTLQRCIAQLRKAFNDSAKAQNYIATHPKMGYSLVARVHWPTTIPTSKKNTAKLSKTAKVTALLSLLLITALTFYFTLQPARQPMVFTHVTPVTTTDETEYRPSFSPDGRYLAFQRHQGQQKNHLWVKDLQENREFRITKDSSIYGKVAWSTDGSRLAFTEMTLAADNRDGGECMSINTLSFTLAKNLPQSPTSLYSCTHLIYSLSWLSGHKLAFTRQHQDYAEVLTLDSSTQQSNLLYKQEGKYPYALSYSPRKHKLALLQFDSSNRINLLTLDPQSGNFQQAPLRLPKKFQFHTWIGMDWHPEGDKVLVANRSSLFEMSLDGNFHEYPIPTYQTISDPAYHPDGHRVAATLGIADFDIAQLSWGQTNNKETTSQVLYRSTVNEGTAKYHPLGKGIAFASDRSGSYQVWYDDGDNLKQLTRLKAEQKLQSFIWSDTGKLLVLNINNQLHLLDHQGVIEPLAHTFSVLNIYQWLDDSRLLLNTTSGQNQEIRLFDIGSGESQILHRGQASWAQLDSRKKLYLSNAAGQVFTLAAGEKIPLDQVIAYKKFLIAADNIAFSDSAGGIWLYHPGSNSKKLLNRPSPAAVRIDDIDLNNQRLLYLNYVRGKKEIVMFH; translated from the coding sequence ATGAGTGAAGTTTATATCGGAGAATTTCGCGTTAATATTAACCGCAGCGAAATCATCCATCAGCAAACCGTATTGACCTTAGAGCCCAAGGTGTTAAAAGTGTTATTGCTTTTGGCTAACAAGCCGGGGGAAATCGTCTCTCATCAGGAATTGCTGGCGCAGGTGTGGCCGGATGTGGTGGTGGAAGCCAATACCCTGCAACGTTGTATCGCCCAATTGCGCAAGGCATTTAACGACAGCGCCAAAGCGCAAAACTATATCGCGACTCATCCGAAAATGGGCTATAGCCTGGTTGCCCGAGTGCACTGGCCTACAACAATACCAACATCCAAAAAAAACACGGCTAAGCTATCGAAAACAGCAAAGGTAACCGCGCTGCTTTCCCTGCTGCTGATCACTGCACTGACGTTTTATTTTACTTTACAACCCGCCCGCCAACCTATGGTATTTACCCATGTCACCCCGGTGACGACCACAGATGAAACCGAGTACCGGCCAAGCTTTTCACCCGATGGCCGCTACCTGGCTTTTCAGCGCCATCAGGGACAGCAAAAAAATCACCTCTGGGTAAAAGATTTGCAGGAAAACCGCGAATTCAGGATCACAAAAGACAGCAGCATTTACGGCAAAGTCGCCTGGTCAACCGACGGCAGCCGCCTTGCTTTTACCGAAATGACCTTAGCTGCCGATAACCGGGACGGGGGCGAATGTATGAGCATTAACACCTTATCGTTTACCCTGGCGAAAAACCTGCCGCAATCCCCGACAAGTTTATATTCCTGTACTCACCTTATATATTCCCTGAGCTGGCTCAGCGGGCATAAGCTGGCGTTTACCCGGCAGCACCAGGATTACGCCGAGGTATTAACATTAGATAGCTCAACGCAACAATCAAACTTGCTCTATAAGCAAGAAGGCAAATATCCCTATGCCTTATCTTATTCCCCGCGTAAGCATAAATTGGCCCTGTTGCAGTTTGACAGCAGCAACAGGATCAACCTGCTCACCCTGGATCCCCAATCCGGCAATTTTCAGCAAGCCCCATTGCGGCTGCCGAAGAAGTTCCAATTTCACACCTGGATAGGTATGGACTGGCACCCCGAGGGAGACAAGGTACTGGTGGCCAACAGAAGTTCCTTGTTTGAAATGTCACTGGACGGCAACTTTCACGAATACCCGATCCCCACCTATCAAACCATTTCCGACCCCGCCTATCACCCCGACGGCCACCGGGTTGCCGCAACCCTGGGCATTGCCGATTTTGATATTGCCCAGTTAAGCTGGGGGCAAACCAATAATAAAGAAACGACCAGCCAGGTGTTATATCGCAGCACAGTCAACGAAGGCACGGCAAAATATCATCCGCTTGGTAAAGGGATCGCCTTTGCCTCAGATCGCAGCGGCAGTTACCAGGTATGGTACGACGACGGCGATAACCTGAAACAACTTACCCGGCTAAAGGCGGAGCAAAAGCTGCAATCTTTTATCTGGTCGGATACAGGCAAACTGCTGGTCCTTAATATCAACAACCAACTCCACTTGCTGGACCACCAAGGGGTTATAGAGCCGTTAGCGCACACCTTTTCGGTACTCAACATTTATCAATGGTTAGATGATAGCCGGCTGCTATTAAACACCACTTCGGGACAAAATCAGGAAATAAGGTTATTTGATATCGGCAGCGGCGAATCCCAAATATTACACCGGGGACAGGCCTCCTGGGCTCAACTGGACAGCCGAAAGAAGTTATATCTCAGTAATGCCGCCGGGCAAGTATTTACACTGGCTGCCGGTGAAAAAATACCACTGGACCAGGTTATTGCTTATAAGAAGTTTTTAATAGCCGCGGATAATATCGCCTTTAGCGACAGCGCCGGCGGCATCTGGTTATATCACCCGGGCAGCAACAGCAAAAAATTGCTGAATCGCCCGAGTCCTGCCGCCGTGAGGATTGATGATATAGATCTCAACAACCAAAGGTTGCTCTACTTAAATTATGTGCGCGGCAAAAAAGAGATCGTGATGTTTCATTAA
- a CDS encoding M48 family metallopeptidase, whose translation MSNPSPWPVKDTKKQQPWLLIALAVLLVCAVAGYKLYSSIIPMSAQYLAEKIPQTIYQQIGEHGLKSMDESTFSASELSAEKKQQVSELFSSVVERLQLEPESYQLEFRSWEETANAFALPGGTIILTDVLVEKMQNNEQLTAIILHEVGHIKQNHNMQNMIRTSLFYISLSVIFGDLSLVADLLIEASVMGVNLSYSRAFENEADAFSASSMRTLYGDVSALKQAMELLHEDSGQEDSEQENSWLSTHPGLAERLQTISAFD comes from the coding sequence ATGTCGAATCCAAGCCCCTGGCCAGTTAAAGACACAAAAAAACAGCAGCCATGGCTACTTATTGCCCTGGCGGTGCTGCTGGTGTGTGCGGTTGCCGGTTATAAACTCTATAGCTCAATTATCCCTATGTCTGCGCAATATCTGGCGGAAAAAATCCCGCAGACAATTTATCAGCAAATAGGTGAGCATGGGCTGAAATCCATGGATGAATCGACTTTTTCAGCTTCTGAGCTGTCTGCTGAGAAAAAACAGCAGGTTAGCGAGTTATTCAGCTCCGTTGTTGAAAGGTTGCAGCTGGAGCCTGAATCGTATCAGCTGGAATTTCGCAGCTGGGAAGAGACGGCCAATGCCTTTGCCTTGCCCGGCGGGACTATTATTCTCACCGACGTTTTGGTTGAAAAAATGCAGAATAATGAACAGCTAACTGCCATTATCCTGCATGAAGTCGGCCATATAAAACAAAACCATAACATGCAAAACATGATACGGACCTCTTTGTTTTATATTAGCTTGTCGGTTATTTTCGGCGACTTAAGCCTGGTGGCGGATCTCTTGATTGAAGCCTCGGTGATGGGGGTGAACCTGAGCTATTCCCGGGCATTTGAAAATGAAGCCGATGCCTTTTCGGCCTCAAGCATGCGCACCCTTTATGGTGATGTTTCTGCGTTGAAACAGGCGATGGAATTGCTGCATGAGGATAGCGGACAGGAAGACAGCGAGCAGGAAAATAGCTGGCTGAGCACTCACCCGGGTTTGGCTGAACGGTTGCAGACCATCAGTGCCTTTGATTGA